From Glycine max cultivar Williams 82 chromosome 11, Glycine_max_v4.0, whole genome shotgun sequence, the proteins below share one genomic window:
- the LOC100783658 gene encoding uncharacterized protein, with the protein MEGRLAEELYAESLQLSKLELTSTSADDQENKANDCDDDDLSLWDDSDDKLESLSDLDREWQRRHDQFHTIGYRDGLIAAKEASAQEGFNIGFKQSVLDGYSWGVVRGVTSAFSHLPRQLKARLIETQEKRNEFQGLYESVHSLSTTDALRLFSKEIKAQEALEQSEHSEVSHHTAGLQEQPSHGSQLRSYRGQLESLLCDFPAIDIHLPEPK; encoded by the exons ATGGAAGGTAGGCTTGCTGAAGAACTTTATGCTGAAAGTTTGCAACTGTCAAAATTAGAACTGACATCCACCAGTGCTGATGATCAAGAAAACAAGGCGAACG attgtgatgatgatgatttgagTTTGTGGGATGATTCTGATGACAAGTTGGAGAGCTTGTCGGATTTGGACAGGGAGTGGCAGAGGAGGCATGACCAATTTCATACG ATCGGGTATCGAGATGGTCTTATAGCGGCGAAGGAGGCTTCTGCACAGGAAGGGTTCAATATCGGTTTTAAACAATCGGTCCTTGATGGTTACAGTTGGGGTGTTGTAAGAGGTGTTACCAG TGCTTTTTCTCATCTTCCACGTCAATTAAAAGCAAGGTTGATTGAAACACAAGAAAAAAGGAATGAATTCCAAGGCCTGTATGAATCCGTGCATTCTTTGTCAACAACAGATGCCCTCAGATTGTTTAGTAAAGAAATCAAAGCACAAGAAGCTTTGGAACAGAGTGAACACTCAGAAGTTAGCCATCACACAGCTGGTTTACAAGAGCAGCCTTCCCATGGCTCTCAATTGAGAAGTTATCGTGGACA
- the LOC100791283 gene encoding cysteine protease RD19A, whose translation MNNPTLIIFFLVIFSVFFAASADGGDDEPLIMQVVEGSGVRLGAEHHFLDFKRRFGKAYASQEEHNYRFEVFKANMRRARRHQSLDPSAAHGVTRFSDLTASEFRNKVLGLRGVRLPSNANKAPILPTDNLPSDFDWRDHGAVTPVKNQGSCGSCWSFSTTGALEGAHFLSTGELVSLSEQQLVDCDHECDPEEAGSCDSGCNGGLMNSAFEYILKSGGVMREEDYPYSGTDRGNCKFDKAKIAASVANFSVISLDEDQIAANLVKNGPLAVAINAAYMQTYIGGVSCPYICSRRLDHGVLLVGYGSGAYAPIRMKEKPFWIIKNSWGENWGENGYYKICRGRNICGVDSMVSTVAAVHTTTQ comes from the exons ATGAACAATCCAACTCTTATAATCTTCTTCCTTGTTATTTTCTCCGTCTTCTTCGCGGCGTCGGCGGACGGCGGCGACGATGAGCCGCTGATCATGCAGGTGGTGGAGGGCAGCGGCGTCCGGTTGGGAGCAGAGCACCACTTTTTGGACTTCAAGCGCAGGTTCGGGAAGGCGTACGCTTCCCAGGAGGAGCACAATTACAGGTTCGAGGTGTTCAAGGCTAACATGCGCCGCGCTCGCCGCCATCAGAGCCTGGACCCTTCGGCGGCACACGGCGTTACGCGGTTCTCTGATCTCACGGCGTCGGAGTTCCGGAATAAGGTTTTGGGTCTGAGAGGTGTGAGGTTGCCTTCCAACGCAAACAAGGCTCCAATTCTCCCCACCGATAATCTTCCCAGTGATTTTGATTGGAGAGATCACGGAGCAGTTACCCCTGTCAAGAATCAG GGTTCGTGCGGTTCGTGTTGGAGCTTCAGCACCACGGGGGCTCTTGAAGGTGCTCACTTTCTGTCCACAGGGGAACTCGTCAGTCTTAGCGAGCAGCAGCTTGTTGATTGTGATCACGAG TGTGATCCAGAAGAAGCAGGTTCTTGCGACTCCGGGTGCAATGGTGGATTGATGAACAGTGCTTTTGAGTACATCCTTAAATCTGGTGGGGTCATGCGCGAGGAAGACTATCCTTATTCTGGTACTGATCGCGGGAACTGCAAATTCGACAAAGCAAAGATTGCAGCATCAGTGGCAAACTTCAGTGTCATCTCACTAGATGAAGACCAGATTGCTGCCAATCTGGTGAAAAATGGCCCTCTTGCAG TGGCCATCAATGCAGCATATATGCAGACATATATCGGTGGAGTGTCATGCCCATACATATGTTCAAGAAGGCTTGATCATGGGGTGTTATTGGTGGGATATGGTTCTGGTGCCTATGCACCCATTCGGATGAAGGAGAAGCCATTTTGGATCATTAAAAATTCCTGGGGAGAGAACTGGGGAGAAAATGGATACTACAAGATTTGCCGGGGACGAAATATCTGTGGGGTGGACTCCATGGTTTCAACTGTGGCTGCTGTTCATACAACTACTCAGTAG